The Microbacterium paraoxydans genome includes a window with the following:
- the smc gene encoding chromosome segregation protein SMC, protein MHLKSLTLKGFKSFAQPTTFVFEPGVTCIVGPNGSGKSNVVDALAWVMGEQGAKTLRGGKMEDVIFAGTSTRGPLGRAEVQLTIDNADGALPIEYAEVTISRTLFRNGSSEYAINGESCRLLDVQELLSDSGLGREMHVIVGQGRLDTVLQASPEDRRGFIEEAAGILKHRRRKEKTLRKLDAMEANLTRLSDLAGEIRRQLKPLGRQAEIAREAQTIAAVVRDAKARLFADDVVALRTALADHTRTEQERHTERLVLSDQAETVRAGIARLEKNQNSIAVDEARSVAFGLEQVQERMRGLYTLANQRLALLGSEEDDAAVTAVTVTQATIDEAKEDIETISSGLGDAQDAAAAASREVVNARAELDTLDVDIAEQSALVSEYDMRLSSLRGNADAAASALAAVRGAVLRQENALEAAHARRREAEEALEAIDDAEAPEGTAVEYAAAYESAQRAATAAEAERESLRERLHAAEREVDALTAKAAALSSALSLSGGAAEIVAEGGPGIRGLVGDAVQVRAGYEAAIAAVLGPLAEGVLVGSAEDAFLLAAEAAERRRGVVDFVVAEAPRERAPHPAVDGVIAATETVTAPDGVLGILAHVLIADDLDAARAARRALDAAGDTATTIVTTGGDVITAQTLRTGSGGERSRLELAAERDAATERLTEIQIVVDSLREARIDADEAVEETRRQAKDALRALREHDAALATHAEQVNKVTVRHEAAVAECDRLETGLAQAQAAVADAEAKAETAKAELDAAVAAPRPVLDASARDGLLEALERAREGEVRARLEVETLRERVRAAQSRVTALERQREQERDAAAEAARRAVIRRAQREAASGVVDELPRILDSLDRSVTEARVALAEAEAARSAQNEELVALRAQESSLRERLAGLTESVHGLELQIHEKKLHLNSLLERVSSELSLDEDVLVAEYGPDQLVPRDPGAEPADGELLDDTAIPFDRRIQQRRLADAERKLAQLGRVNPLALEEFAALEQRHAFLTTQLADLTQTRQDLLTIIADLDERMQTIFASAFEDTKEAFGQVFPLLFPGGTGSISLTDPENMLTTGIEVSVRPVGKKIERLSLLSGGERSLAAVALLVAIFKARPSPFYILDEVEAALDDANLGRLLTVFEQLRESSQLLVITHQKRTMEIADALYGVSMRQDGVSAVVGQRVGDRAAAAV, encoded by the coding sequence ATGCACCTGAAGAGCCTGACGCTCAAGGGGTTCAAGTCGTTCGCGCAGCCCACGACCTTCGTGTTCGAGCCCGGCGTCACGTGCATCGTCGGACCGAACGGCTCCGGCAAGTCCAATGTCGTCGACGCCCTCGCGTGGGTGATGGGGGAGCAGGGGGCGAAGACGCTCCGCGGCGGGAAGATGGAAGACGTCATCTTCGCCGGCACCTCGACCCGTGGTCCCCTCGGGCGCGCCGAGGTGCAGCTCACGATCGACAACGCCGACGGCGCGCTGCCGATCGAGTACGCCGAGGTCACCATCAGCCGCACGCTCTTCCGCAACGGCTCCAGCGAGTACGCCATCAACGGCGAGAGCTGCCGTCTGCTCGATGTGCAGGAGCTGCTCAGCGACTCCGGCCTGGGTAGGGAGATGCACGTCATCGTGGGTCAGGGTCGGCTCGACACCGTGCTCCAGGCCTCGCCGGAGGATCGACGCGGCTTCATCGAGGAGGCGGCCGGCATCCTCAAGCACCGTCGTCGCAAGGAGAAGACGCTGCGCAAGCTCGACGCGATGGAGGCCAACCTCACGCGTCTGAGCGACCTCGCCGGGGAGATCCGCCGACAGCTCAAGCCTCTCGGGCGCCAGGCGGAGATCGCGCGCGAGGCGCAGACCATCGCCGCCGTCGTGCGCGATGCCAAGGCCCGCCTGTTCGCCGACGACGTCGTGGCGCTGCGCACAGCCCTCGCGGACCACACCCGGACCGAGCAGGAGCGGCACACCGAGCGTCTCGTGCTGTCCGACCAGGCCGAGACGGTGCGCGCCGGGATCGCTCGGCTGGAGAAGAACCAGAACTCGATCGCGGTCGACGAGGCACGCAGCGTCGCGTTCGGACTCGAACAGGTGCAGGAGCGGATGCGCGGGCTGTACACGCTCGCCAACCAGCGCCTCGCCCTCCTCGGGTCCGAGGAGGACGACGCGGCCGTGACCGCGGTGACCGTCACGCAGGCGACCATCGACGAGGCGAAGGAGGACATCGAGACGATCTCCTCCGGCCTCGGCGACGCCCAGGACGCCGCGGCCGCCGCCAGCCGCGAGGTCGTGAACGCCCGTGCCGAGCTGGACACTCTCGACGTCGACATCGCGGAGCAGAGCGCGCTCGTCTCCGAGTACGACATGCGGCTCTCCTCGCTCCGCGGGAATGCCGATGCGGCCGCGTCCGCATTGGCCGCCGTCCGCGGGGCGGTGCTCCGTCAGGAGAACGCCCTCGAAGCAGCGCACGCCCGGCGGCGCGAGGCTGAAGAGGCCCTGGAGGCGATCGACGACGCGGAAGCTCCCGAGGGCACGGCCGTCGAGTATGCCGCGGCCTACGAGAGCGCTCAGCGTGCGGCGACGGCGGCGGAGGCGGAACGGGAGAGCCTTCGCGAGCGCCTGCACGCCGCGGAGCGCGAGGTCGACGCCCTCACGGCGAAGGCCGCCGCGTTGAGCAGTGCGCTGTCGCTCTCGGGAGGTGCCGCCGAGATCGTCGCGGAGGGCGGCCCCGGAATCCGCGGTCTCGTCGGCGATGCCGTGCAGGTGCGGGCGGGATACGAAGCCGCGATCGCGGCCGTGCTCGGTCCCCTGGCCGAGGGTGTGCTGGTCGGTTCCGCGGAGGACGCGTTCCTCCTGGCGGCGGAGGCCGCGGAGCGCCGCCGTGGGGTGGTCGACTTCGTGGTCGCCGAGGCCCCGAGGGAGCGGGCGCCGCATCCGGCCGTCGACGGCGTGATCGCCGCGACCGAGACGGTGACCGCGCCGGACGGCGTCCTCGGGATCCTGGCGCATGTGCTCATCGCCGACGACCTCGATGCGGCGCGGGCCGCACGGCGCGCTCTGGACGCGGCAGGTGACACCGCGACCACGATCGTGACGACCGGGGGCGACGTCATCACCGCCCAGACGCTGCGGACCGGCTCCGGAGGGGAGCGCTCTCGCCTCGAACTCGCGGCCGAGCGCGATGCCGCGACCGAGCGGCTCACCGAGATCCAGATCGTCGTCGACTCCCTGCGCGAGGCGCGCATCGACGCCGACGAGGCCGTGGAGGAGACGCGGCGGCAAGCGAAGGACGCGCTGCGCGCGCTCCGCGAGCACGACGCCGCCCTCGCGACGCACGCGGAGCAGGTCAACAAGGTGACCGTGCGCCATGAGGCCGCTGTCGCCGAATGCGACCGTCTCGAGACCGGCCTCGCCCAGGCGCAGGCCGCCGTGGCGGACGCGGAGGCGAAGGCGGAGACCGCGAAGGCGGAGCTCGACGCTGCCGTCGCGGCGCCGCGTCCGGTGCTCGACGCGTCGGCGCGGGATGGACTGCTCGAGGCGCTGGAGCGCGCCCGCGAGGGCGAGGTCCGCGCCCGCCTGGAGGTCGAGACCCTGCGTGAGCGTGTCCGTGCCGCGCAGTCCCGGGTGACCGCGTTGGAGCGGCAGCGCGAGCAGGAGCGGGACGCCGCCGCGGAGGCCGCCCGCCGCGCTGTCATCCGCCGGGCGCAGCGCGAGGCGGCGTCCGGAGTCGTGGACGAGCTGCCGCGCATCCTCGACTCCCTCGACCGCTCGGTCACCGAGGCCCGTGTCGCCCTGGCGGAGGCGGAAGCCGCGCGGTCGGCGCAGAACGAGGAACTGGTCGCTCTGCGCGCCCAGGAGTCGTCGCTGCGGGAGCGTCTGGCCGGGCTCACGGAGAGCGTGCACGGCCTGGAGCTGCAGATCCACGAGAAGAAGCTCCACCTGAACAGCCTCTTGGAGCGCGTGTCCTCGGAGCTCTCGCTGGACGAGGACGTGCTCGTCGCCGAGTACGGTCCTGATCAGCTCGTACCGCGGGATCCCGGGGCGGAGCCGGCCGACGGCGAACTGCTCGACGACACCGCGATCCCGTTCGACCGGCGCATCCAGCAGCGGCGCCTCGCGGACGCGGAGCGGAAGCTCGCCCAGCTCGGGCGGGTCAACCCGCTCGCGCTGGAGGAGTTCGCCGCCCTGGAGCAGCGCCACGCTTTCCTCACCACGCAGCTCGCGGACCTGACGCAGACCCGGCAGGACCTCTTGACGATCATCGCCGACCTCGACGAGCGCATGCAGACGATCTTCGCCAGCGCGTTCGAGGACACCAAGGAGGCGTTCGGTCAGGTCTTCCCGCTGCTGTTCCCCGGCGGCACGGGCAGCATCTCGCTGACCGATCCGGAGAACATGCTGACGACGGGGATCGAGGTCTCGGTCCGTCCCGTCGGGAAGAAGATCGAGCGGCTGTCGCTGCTGTCCGGCGGCGAGCGGTCGTTGGCCGCGGTGGCGCTCCTGGTGGCGATCTTCAAGGCGCGCCCCAGCCCGTTCTACATCCTCGACGAGGTCGAGGCCGCCCTGGACGACGCGAACCTCGGCCGGCTCCTCACGGTGTTCGAGCAGCTGCGCGAGAGCTCCCAGCTCCTCGTCATCACGCACCAGAAGCGGACGATGGAGATCGCCGACGCGCTCTACGGCGTGTCGATGCGTCAGGACGGGGTCTCCGCGGTGGTCGGGCAGCGCGTCGGCGACCGCGCCGCCGCCGCCGTCTGA
- a CDS encoding alpha/beta hydrolase yields the protein MHRAPLPHRVFLHGAGRLGTAAWPSQGPESGTFLSFPPESSVEAQAGALVEEERDRTPLLFAHSIGAVTAVRALADGLRVSGLVLVEPALYDIARGDAPIERHIAVVTEARSRAAEDDLYGFWSILRPLMFSGPLDRESWPDERAVAEHWATANLPWGHGIREHSLAGVPTLVVTGGWNEEYELIARRLVDIGAEHIVLSGFAHRPQDHPGFPAAVTAFEQSLTM from the coding sequence ATGCACCGCGCGCCGCTCCCGCACCGGGTGTTCCTCCATGGCGCCGGGAGGCTCGGCACCGCCGCATGGCCCTCGCAGGGTCCGGAGTCGGGGACCTTCCTCAGCTTCCCGCCGGAGTCGTCCGTCGAAGCGCAGGCGGGCGCTCTCGTCGAGGAAGAACGTGACCGGACGCCGCTCCTGTTCGCCCACTCCATCGGCGCGGTGACCGCCGTCCGCGCCCTCGCCGACGGTCTGCGGGTGTCGGGCCTCGTCCTCGTCGAGCCCGCCCTGTACGACATCGCTCGCGGTGACGCACCGATCGAGCGGCATATCGCCGTGGTCACGGAGGCGCGATCACGCGCGGCCGAGGACGACCTCTACGGCTTCTGGTCGATCCTGCGCCCGCTCATGTTCAGCGGCCCGCTGGACCGCGAGTCCTGGCCGGACGAACGCGCGGTCGCGGAGCACTGGGCAACCGCGAATCTCCCTTGGGGACACGGCATCCGGGAGCATTCTCTCGCCGGGGTGCCGACCCTCGTGGTCACCGGCGGCTGGAACGAGGAGTACGAGCTCATCGCCCGACGGCTCGTCGATATCGGGGCCGAGCACATCGTCCTCTCCGGTTTCGCTCACCGCCCCCAGGACCACCCCGGGTTCCCCGCCGCCGTGACCGCATTCGAACAGTCCCTCACGATGTGA
- the ftsY gene encoding signal recognition particle-docking protein FtsY → MAEKSWSLGRALRGMFVKPTIDETTWEDLETALITADFGPDISERIVEELRDKVAKYRTTDPKDLQRMLRETLEEHFAKFDTTLKLTERPAVVLVVGVNGVGKTTTIGKFTKFLRGYQRSVVVGAADTFRAAAVDQLATWAQRGGAAIVRPQQEGQDPASVAFQTVEYAKREGMEIAIIDTAGRLHTKGGLMDELGKIRRVVEKQAPISEVLLVLDATTGQNGVMQAETFLQHAGVTGLVLTKLDGSAKGGFVLAVQERTGIPVKLLGQGEGIDDLTGFTPHVFVQALVG, encoded by the coding sequence ATGGCAGAGAAGTCCTGGTCTCTCGGTCGCGCGCTGCGCGGCATGTTCGTGAAGCCCACCATCGACGAGACGACGTGGGAAGACCTGGAGACGGCGCTGATCACGGCGGACTTCGGCCCCGACATCAGCGAGCGCATCGTCGAAGAGCTGCGCGACAAGGTCGCGAAGTACCGCACCACCGACCCCAAGGACCTCCAGCGCATGCTGCGGGAGACCCTGGAGGAGCACTTCGCGAAGTTCGACACCACGCTCAAGCTCACCGAGCGCCCGGCCGTGGTCCTCGTCGTCGGGGTGAACGGCGTGGGCAAGACGACCACGATCGGGAAGTTCACGAAGTTCCTCCGCGGGTACCAGCGGAGCGTGGTCGTCGGCGCCGCCGACACCTTCCGTGCCGCCGCCGTCGACCAGCTCGCCACCTGGGCCCAGCGCGGGGGAGCGGCGATCGTCCGCCCGCAGCAGGAAGGCCAGGACCCGGCTTCCGTCGCCTTCCAGACCGTCGAGTACGCGAAGCGCGAGGGGATGGAGATCGCGATCATCGACACGGCGGGACGTCTGCACACCAAGGGCGGACTCATGGACGAACTGGGCAAGATCCGCCGTGTCGTGGAGAAGCAGGCTCCCATCAGCGAGGTGCTTCTGGTCCTCGATGCGACGACGGGGCAGAACGGCGTCATGCAGGCGGAGACCTTCCTGCAGCACGCCGGCGTCACAGGTCTCGTGCTCACCAAGCTCGACGGCTCGGCCAAGGGCGGCTTCGTGCTCGCGGTGCAGGAGCGCACGGGCATCCCGGTGAAGCTCCTCGGCCAGGGCGAGGGCATCGACGATCTGACCGGTTTCACGCCGCACGTCTTCGTGCAGGCGCTGGTCGGCTGA
- a CDS encoding DUF2004 domain-containing protein, with protein MAIEHDYFGLLSSGPDGSIFWSETVELGDQSVTVDLTAPDQDDVSADALDIAAGLIAGLENVDATARRGMLAEVDDRTSEVTEYILQQQEAFGDDLPDVLIDVSGDAAVDIIRSLRLMSMTILADEHGGSEPFAVLEYALDDSATDDVLLVNLGSDGSVQSVMSAD; from the coding sequence ATGGCGATCGAACACGACTACTTCGGACTGCTGTCGTCGGGCCCCGACGGCTCGATCTTCTGGTCGGAGACGGTCGAGCTCGGCGACCAGAGCGTCACGGTGGACCTGACGGCCCCGGACCAGGACGACGTCTCCGCCGACGCCCTCGACATCGCCGCCGGGCTCATCGCCGGCCTGGAGAACGTGGACGCGACCGCACGGCGCGGGATGCTCGCCGAGGTGGACGACCGCACGAGCGAGGTGACCGAGTACATCCTGCAGCAGCAGGAGGCGTTCGGCGACGACCTCCCCGACGTCCTCATCGACGTGTCCGGGGACGCGGCCGTGGACATCATCCGATCGCTGCGCCTGATGAGCATGACGATCCTCGCGGACGAGCACGGCGGCTCCGAGCCGTTCGCGGTGCTGGAGTACGCGCTCGACGACAGCGCCACCGACGACGTGCTGCTCGTGAACCTGGGCTCCGACGGCAGCGTGCAGTCGGTCATGAGCGCCGACTGA
- the lipA gene encoding lipoyl synthase, translated as MTAAPEGRKLLRLEIRNAETPIERKPEWIKTKAKMGPEYSALHSLVKSEDLHTVCQEAGCPNIYECWEDREATFLIGGSQCTRRCDFCQIDTGKPADYDTDEPRRVAESVQRMNLRYATVTSVARDDLPDTGAWLNAETVRKIHELNPNTGVELLANEHNADPAFLGQIFDARPEVFAHNVETVPRIFKRIRPAFRYERSLNVLTQARDAGLITKSNLILGMGEEPEEVVQALQDLHDAGCDIITITQYLRPTPRHLPVSRWVKPAEFVEFKEEAERIGFLGVLAGPLVRSSYRAGRLWAQSMTSKGREIPAHLAHIAESADLGFAQAV; from the coding sequence ATGACCGCCGCACCCGAGGGGCGCAAGCTCCTCCGCCTCGAGATCCGCAACGCCGAGACCCCGATCGAGCGCAAGCCCGAGTGGATCAAGACGAAAGCCAAGATGGGGCCGGAGTACTCGGCGCTACATTCGCTCGTGAAGAGCGAGGATCTGCACACGGTGTGCCAGGAGGCCGGCTGCCCGAACATCTACGAGTGCTGGGAGGACCGCGAGGCGACGTTCCTCATCGGGGGGTCGCAGTGCACGCGTCGCTGCGACTTCTGCCAGATCGACACCGGCAAGCCCGCCGACTACGACACCGACGAGCCGCGACGCGTCGCCGAGAGCGTGCAGCGGATGAACCTCCGCTACGCGACCGTCACGAGCGTGGCCCGCGACGACCTCCCCGACACCGGTGCCTGGCTGAACGCCGAGACGGTGCGCAAGATCCACGAGCTGAACCCGAACACCGGCGTGGAACTGCTGGCCAACGAGCACAACGCCGACCCGGCGTTCCTCGGCCAGATCTTCGACGCACGCCCCGAGGTCTTCGCGCACAACGTGGAGACGGTGCCTCGCATCTTCAAGCGCATCCGCCCCGCGTTCCGCTACGAGCGGTCGCTGAACGTGCTCACGCAGGCCCGCGACGCCGGACTCATCACGAAGTCGAACCTCATCCTCGGCATGGGCGAGGAGCCGGAGGAGGTCGTCCAGGCGCTGCAGGACCTCCACGACGCCGGCTGCGACATCATCACCATCACCCAGTACCTCCGCCCGACGCCGCGTCATCTCCCGGTGTCGCGGTGGGTGAAGCCGGCCGAGTTCGTCGAGTTCAAGGAGGAGGCGGAGCGGATCGGCTTCCTCGGTGTGCTCGCCGGGCCGCTGGTGCGCTCCTCGTACCGGGCCGGACGGCTCTGGGCGCAGTCGATGACCTCGAAGGGACGGGAGATCCCCGCGCACCTCGCGCACATCGCGGAGAGCGCCGACCTCGGCTTCGCGCAGGCGGTCTGA
- the lipB gene encoding lipoyl(octanoyl) transferase LipB — MLDILTPGFMPTPVPYPDGWALQRRVHADVVSGARPDTLILLEHAAVYTAGKRTEDHERPQDGTPVIDVDRGGKITWHGPGQLVGYPIFRLPEPMDVVAHVRRLERILIEVLRPFGVDGHQVEGRSGVWVRRPLSEDKVAAIGVRVQQGVTMHGFAINCDNSLAPFRDIIPCGITDAGVTTVSEVSGRVVGPLDLVDAVQDAFRTAHAPDLTGVPA, encoded by the coding sequence ATGCTCGACATCCTCACCCCCGGCTTCATGCCGACCCCTGTCCCCTATCCCGACGGCTGGGCCCTGCAGCGCCGCGTGCACGCGGACGTCGTGTCCGGTGCCCGCCCTGACACGCTCATCCTGCTCGAGCACGCGGCCGTCTACACCGCGGGCAAGCGCACGGAGGACCACGAGCGCCCCCAGGACGGGACCCCGGTCATCGACGTCGACCGCGGCGGGAAGATCACCTGGCACGGGCCGGGGCAGCTCGTCGGCTATCCGATCTTCCGGCTGCCGGAGCCGATGGACGTGGTCGCACACGTCCGGCGTCTGGAGCGGATCCTCATCGAGGTGCTGCGTCCGTTCGGGGTCGACGGGCACCAGGTCGAGGGGCGCAGCGGTGTGTGGGTGCGCCGACCGCTCTCGGAGGACAAGGTAGCCGCGATCGGCGTGCGGGTGCAGCAGGGCGTGACCATGCACGGCTTCGCCATCAACTGCGACAACAGTCTCGCCCCCTTCCGCGACATCATCCCCTGCGGCATCACCGACGCCGGCGTGACCACGGTGAGCGAGGTGTCCGGCCGCGTGGTCGGCCCGCTCGACCTCGTCGACGCCGTGCAGGACGCCTTCCGCACCGCGCACGCACCCGACCTGACAGGAGTCCCGGCATGA
- a CDS encoding TetR/AcrR family transcriptional regulator, whose translation MNRTGRAGRPKASSRETLAEAACELFLERGYEATSIADITQRAGVSRSSFFNYFTSKSDVLWSGIDERIGVAITALDDLGREATGERVRLILHGIVQDFAPDPLALALRNAAAMALEEELVRETGVRLARLSAAISRAACAAGIDVMRADVLGAAQAAAVMSALRVWAEEGAGRGTPESVLHEALARVHDLPWRD comes from the coding sequence ATGAACCGGACTGGTCGCGCCGGCCGCCCGAAGGCCTCCTCGCGCGAGACCCTCGCCGAGGCCGCCTGCGAGCTCTTCCTGGAGCGCGGGTACGAGGCCACGTCCATCGCGGACATCACGCAGCGGGCGGGGGTCAGCCGGTCGAGCTTCTTCAACTACTTCACGTCCAAGAGCGACGTGCTGTGGTCGGGTATCGATGAGCGCATCGGCGTCGCCATCACCGCGCTGGACGACCTCGGCCGCGAGGCCACGGGGGAGCGGGTGCGGCTGATCCTCCACGGCATCGTGCAGGACTTCGCGCCGGATCCTCTGGCGCTGGCCCTGCGGAACGCGGCGGCCATGGCCCTCGAGGAGGAGCTGGTGCGGGAGACGGGCGTCCGTCTGGCCCGCCTCTCCGCCGCCATCTCCCGAGCGGCGTGCGCGGCCGGGATCGACGTCATGCGCGCCGACGTGCTCGGGGCCGCGCAGGCGGCCGCTGTCATGTCGGCGCTCCGGGTGTGGGCGGAGGAGGGCGCCGGCCGCGGCACTCCGGAGTCCGTGCTGCACGAGGCCCTCGCCCGCGTGCACGATCTCCCCTGGCGGGACTGA
- the ffh gene encoding signal recognition particle protein, protein MATFGTLSDRLTDTFRNLRTKGKLTAADVDGTVREIRRALLDADVALAVVKDFTAKVRERALGDEVNKALNPAQQVVQIVNEELVQILGGEQRRLQFAKTAPTVIMLAGLQGSGKTTFAGKLAKQLESEGHTPLLVAADLQRPNAVNQLQVVAEQAGATVYAPEPGNGVGDPVKVSRDGVEHARRQQHDVVIIDTAGRLGVDAELMKQAADIRKAVNPDEVLFVIDAMIGQDAVNTAKAFQEGVDFTGVVLSKLDGDARGGAALSVASVTGRPIIFASTGERLEDLEPFHPDRMASRILDLGDILTLIEQAQQAFDEEEARKVAEKLANEAFTLEDFLEQLQQMKKMGSMKKMLGMLPGMGQMKQQLEDFDEREIDRTEAIIRSMTPVERRNPKILNGSRRLRIARGSGMTVTDVNQLVQRFEQAAKMMKTVARGGTPNIPGMGPVPGMGKPGASSKRGKKGKGGGGNRSRSGNPAKRAAENAGLAASSAPTGSGFGLGGGGAAPSEADLAEIQKLFGKG, encoded by the coding sequence ATGGCTACCTTTGGCACGCTCTCCGATCGGCTCACCGACACCTTCCGCAACCTGCGCACGAAGGGAAAGCTCACCGCCGCCGACGTCGACGGCACGGTGCGCGAGATCCGTCGCGCCCTGCTCGATGCCGACGTCGCGCTCGCGGTCGTCAAGGACTTCACCGCCAAGGTGCGCGAGCGCGCTCTCGGCGACGAGGTCAACAAGGCGCTGAACCCCGCGCAGCAGGTGGTGCAGATCGTCAACGAGGAACTCGTCCAGATCCTCGGCGGTGAGCAACGGCGCCTGCAGTTCGCCAAGACGGCGCCGACCGTGATCATGCTCGCCGGCCTCCAGGGTTCGGGAAAGACGACGTTCGCCGGCAAGCTCGCCAAGCAGCTCGAGAGCGAGGGTCACACGCCGCTCCTCGTGGCGGCCGATCTCCAGCGTCCGAACGCCGTGAACCAGCTCCAGGTGGTCGCAGAGCAGGCCGGAGCCACCGTGTACGCGCCCGAGCCCGGCAACGGCGTCGGCGATCCCGTGAAGGTTTCGCGCGACGGTGTCGAGCACGCCCGCCGGCAGCAGCACGACGTGGTCATCATCGACACCGCCGGCCGCCTCGGTGTCGACGCCGAGCTCATGAAGCAGGCCGCCGACATCCGCAAGGCGGTCAACCCGGACGAGGTGCTCTTCGTCATCGACGCGATGATCGGTCAGGACGCCGTCAACACCGCCAAGGCCTTCCAGGAGGGCGTGGACTTCACCGGCGTCGTGCTCTCCAAGCTCGACGGCGACGCGCGAGGCGGAGCGGCGCTGTCGGTCGCCTCGGTCACGGGTCGCCCGATCATCTTCGCCTCCACGGGCGAGCGGCTGGAAGACCTCGAGCCGTTCCACCCCGACCGGATGGCGAGCCGCATCCTCGACCTCGGCGACATCCTCACCCTCATCGAGCAGGCCCAGCAGGCCTTCGACGAGGAGGAGGCACGCAAGGTCGCGGAGAAGCTCGCGAACGAGGCCTTCACCCTGGAGGACTTCCTCGAGCAGCTCCAGCAGATGAAGAAGATGGGCTCGATGAAGAAGATGCTCGGGATGCTCCCGGGCATGGGCCAGATGAAGCAGCAGCTCGAGGACTTCGACGAGCGCGAGATCGACCGCACCGAAGCCATCATCCGGTCCATGACGCCGGTCGAGCGTCGCAACCCCAAGATCCTCAACGGCTCGCGCCGTCTGCGCATCGCGCGCGGTTCCGGCATGACCGTCACGGACGTCAATCAGCTTGTCCAGCGCTTCGAGCAGGCCGCGAAGATGATGAAGACGGTCGCCCGTGGCGGCACGCCGAACATCCCCGGCATGGGCCCGGTGCCCGGCATGGGCAAGCCCGGCGCCTCGTCGAAGCGCGGCAAGAAGGGCAAGGGTGGCGGCGGCAACCGCTCCCGCTCCGGCAACCCCGCGAAGCGCGCGGCGGAGAACGCCGGCCTCGCGGCCTCGTCGGCACCGACCGGCTCGGGCTTCGGCCTCGGCGGGGGAGGCGCGGCCCCCTCGGAGGCGGACCTCGCTGAGATCCAGAAGCTGTTCGGCAAGGGCTGA
- a CDS encoding EamA family transporter, whose product MNRLTLTLVTALAPAAWGTTYLVTTELLPAGHPLLAGLLRSLPAGLLAVLLARRLPHGAWWGKVVVLGALNIGAFFPLLFLAAERLPGGVAAAVAGAQPLIVLGLGALVLGERVRPISAAAAVAGAAGVALVVLGPAAALDFWGLVAALGGVTATGLGMILTKRWGRPAGVGPVAYAGWQLTAGGLLLLPLTFAVEGPPPALDADALLGYLWLATAGGIVAYTLWFRGIQRLPVIVPGLLALLSPIVATLLGVLVVGESFTLVQVAGIVITLAALVGGQFAARPRGTPATTVDPSAAPVAVR is encoded by the coding sequence ATGAACCGCCTCACGCTCACCCTCGTCACGGCCCTCGCGCCCGCGGCGTGGGGTACGACCTACCTGGTGACGACGGAGCTGCTCCCCGCCGGGCATCCGCTCCTCGCCGGCCTCCTCCGCTCGCTTCCTGCGGGTCTCCTCGCGGTGCTGCTGGCCCGGCGTCTGCCGCACGGCGCCTGGTGGGGCAAGGTCGTCGTGCTCGGCGCCCTCAACATCGGCGCGTTCTTCCCGCTGCTGTTCCTCGCGGCCGAGCGCCTCCCCGGTGGGGTCGCCGCCGCCGTCGCCGGGGCGCAGCCGCTCATCGTCCTGGGACTCGGAGCGCTCGTGCTCGGGGAACGTGTCCGACCGATCTCCGCGGCCGCCGCCGTCGCCGGAGCGGCGGGGGTCGCCCTCGTCGTCCTCGGCCCGGCCGCCGCGCTGGACTTCTGGGGCCTCGTCGCGGCTCTCGGCGGGGTGACCGCGACCGGCCTCGGGATGATCCTCACCAAGCGCTGGGGACGCCCCGCCGGTGTCGGTCCCGTGGCCTACGCGGGCTGGCAGCTCACCGCGGGAGGACTGCTGCTGCTCCCCCTCACCTTCGCGGTCGAGGGCCCGCCTCCTGCCCTCGACGCCGATGCGCTCCTCGGCTATCTCTGGCTCGCGACGGCGGGAGGGATCGTCGCGTACACACTGTGGTTCCGCGGGATCCAGCGCCTGCCCGTGATCGTGCCCGGGCTCCTCGCGCTGCTCTCACCGATCGTCGCGACGCTGCTCGGCGTGCTCGTGGTCGGCGAGAGCTTCACCCTGGTCCAGGTGGCGGGCATCGTGATCACGCTCGCCGCCCTCGTCGGCGGGCAGTTCGCGGCACGGCCGCGAGGCACGCCCGCGACCACGGTCGATCCTTCGGCCGCGCCGGTCGCCGTGCGCTGA